A region of Triplophysa dalaica isolate WHDGS20190420 chromosome 18, ASM1584641v1, whole genome shotgun sequence DNA encodes the following proteins:
- the rnf122 gene encoding RING finger protein 122 isoform X2, with translation MHPFQWCNGCFCGLGLIYSNKTCTMPSVTFQDLPLNIYMVIFGTGIFVFVLSLIFCCYFISKLRHQAQSERFGYREVILKGDPKKLNLHGTCAVCLEDFKVKDELGVLPCQHAFHRRCVVKWLEVRCVCPMCNKPLSGSSEQHQSIGTWLDELV, from the exons ATGCACCCATTCCAGTGGTGCAACG GGTGCTTCTGTGGTTTGGGATTAATCTACTCCAATAAAACCTGCACTATGCCATCGGTGACCTTCCAGGACCTGCCTCTCAATATCTATATGGTTATCTTTGGCACAGGGATCTTTGTCTTCGTACTGAGTCTCATATTCTGCTGCTATTTCATAAG CAAATTAAGACACCAAGCCCAAAGTGAACGCTTTGGATACAGAGAG GTAATCTTAAAAGGAGATCCAAAGAAGTTGAATCTTCATGGG ACATGTGCAGTATGCTTGGAGGACTTTAAGGTGAAAGATGAGCTGGGAGTGTTGCCATGCCAACATGCCTTTCACAGAAG GTGTGTTGTTAAGTGGCTGGAGGTCCGCTGCGTTTGCCCTATGTGTAATAAACCCCTGTCCGGGTCCTCCGAGCAGCACCAGAGTATAGGCACATGGCTGGATGAGCTGGTGTAG
- the rnf122 gene encoding RING finger protein 122 isoform X3 — protein sequence MIAATIGGVDNCNLHLTGEQHTEVTDTGQRCRRLRQQRVTFANQVTSKLRHQAQSERFGYREVILKGDPKKLNLHGQTCAVCLEDFKVKDELGVLPCQHAFHRRCVVKWLEVRCVCPMCNKPLSGSSEQHQSIGTWLDELV from the exons atgatagcggccactatcggtggtgttgataattgcaatctacatctcacaggcgaacaacacactgaagttacggacacaggacagagatgtcgtcgtctgagacagcagagagtaacctttgcaaatcaagtgacgag CAAATTAAGACACCAAGCCCAAAGTGAACGCTTTGGATACAGAGAG GTAATCTTAAAAGGAGATCCAAAGAAGTTGAATCTTCATGGG CAGACATGTGCAGTATGCTTGGAGGACTTTAAGGTGAAAGATGAGCTGGGAGTGTTGCCATGCCAACATGCCTTTCACAGAAG GTGTGTTGTTAAGTGGCTGGAGGTCCGCTGCGTTTGCCCTATGTGTAATAAACCCCTGTCCGGGTCCTCCGAGCAGCACCAGAGTATAGGCACATGGCTGGATGAGCTGGTGTAG
- the LOC130440223 gene encoding gamma-glutamyl hydrolase — MFGFNALVCASVALYSAGAFVLQYRHELNDRPIIGILTQEVSDDVLKKFGNTFIPTSYVTYIESGGARVVPIKLNQSFAEHEKIFRSINGLLLIGGSVNLETSDFAHIAGFYFRLAIKANDEGEYFPIWGTCLGLQLLTVLVAGENLLSRTMAENVTYPLNFTTEAQSSRIFKDFPPKLLKAFSQEPLTANFHHFGVTKEAFMGNEKLNVFFSILSTNVAENGPVFVSTIEGRKYPVYGVQWHPEVNRFQWDPHYNFPHSSNAVGVSSLLAEFFVNEGRRSLHHFSDTAEENIALIYNYNPVYVGNVSAYEQSYFF, encoded by the exons ATGTTCGGCTTTAATGCGCTCGTGTGCGCGAGTGTTGCGCTGTACAGCGCCGGTGCGTTTGTGCTGCAGTACAGACACGAGCTTAACGACAGACCGATCATCG GCATTTTGACTCAAGAGGTTTCTGATGACGTCCTGAAAAAGTTTGGAAACACTTTCATCCCCACATCATACGTGACATACATTGAATCCGGGGGAGCTAGAGTTGTGCCAATAAA GCTAAATCAGAGTTTTGCAGAGCATGAGAAGATCTTCAGGTCAATAAATGG TCTTCTTCTCATCGGGGGATCGGTGAACCTGGAGACATCTGACTTTGCTCACATTGCCGGATTTTACTTTAGACTTGCTATCAAA GCAAATGACGAAGGTGAGTACTTTCCTATATGGGGAACATGCCTGGGGTTACAGCTGCTCACTGTGCTGGTGGCTGGAGAAAACCTGTTGAGCAGAACTATGGCAGAGAATGTCACATATCCACTTAACTTCACTACAG AGGCTCAATCCAGCCGCATATTTAAGGACTTTCCACCTAAACTTCTTAAAGCATTCTCTCAGGAGCCGCTCACTGCAAATTTCCACCATTTTGGAGTCACTAAAGAg GCATTCATGGGTAACGAGAAATTAAATGTCTTCTTTTCCATTCTGTCCACAAACGTGGCAGAAAACGGACCTGTCTTTGTTTCTACAATAGAGG GCAGAAAATATCCTGTTTATGGTGTACAGTGGCACCCAGAAGTAAACCGCTTCCAGTGGGATCCTCATTACAACTTCCCACATTCAAGCAATGCTGTGGGTGTGTCATCTCTACTTGCTGAGTTCTTTGTAAATGAGG GGAGAAGAAGCCTTCATCACTTCAGTGACACAGCAGAAGAGAACATAGCCCTTATATACAACTACAACCCTGTTTATGTGGGAAATGTGTCTGCATACGAACAGTCTTATTTCTTTTGA
- the rnf122 gene encoding RING finger protein 122 isoform X1, which produces MHPFQWCNGCFCGLGLIYSNKTCTMPSVTFQDLPLNIYMVIFGTGIFVFVLSLIFCCYFISKLRHQAQSERFGYREVILKGDPKKLNLHGQTCAVCLEDFKVKDELGVLPCQHAFHRRCVVKWLEVRCVCPMCNKPLSGSSEQHQSIGTWLDELV; this is translated from the exons ATGCACCCATTCCAGTGGTGCAACG GGTGCTTCTGTGGTTTGGGATTAATCTACTCCAATAAAACCTGCACTATGCCATCGGTGACCTTCCAGGACCTGCCTCTCAATATCTATATGGTTATCTTTGGCACAGGGATCTTTGTCTTCGTACTGAGTCTCATATTCTGCTGCTATTTCATAAG CAAATTAAGACACCAAGCCCAAAGTGAACGCTTTGGATACAGAGAG GTAATCTTAAAAGGAGATCCAAAGAAGTTGAATCTTCATGGG CAGACATGTGCAGTATGCTTGGAGGACTTTAAGGTGAAAGATGAGCTGGGAGTGTTGCCATGCCAACATGCCTTTCACAGAAG GTGTGTTGTTAAGTGGCTGGAGGTCCGCTGCGTTTGCCCTATGTGTAATAAACCCCTGTCCGGGTCCTCCGAGCAGCACCAGAGTATAGGCACATGGCTGGATGAGCTGGTGTAG